The region ACAGCTCTCGCATTTGTCACATTTGTCACATGCGGAAGCTTTTGCCGGGACGCAGACTCGGCTACTCTTCCCAGTATCGGCCTAAATCAGGCCGGGGGGGCGCGCCACCCGGCATGACCAACGCGCTGCCATCGCGCACTGTCTCTATTGTGTCTATCGAGAATCCTGATGACTGATGTGGTACGGGGCTTCGCCAACAGCCCTCTGAACTGGCCCGCCATCATAATGTTCGGCCTGACCCATGGCCTCGTGCTGACGCTGCTGCCGTGGTACGCGCTGACACATGATTTCAGCCTGGCCGCCTGGATCGGCGCCGCCTTTTTCATGGGCGCCACCGGTATGTCGATCACCGCCGGTTATCACCGCCTGTGGTCACACCGCGCTTACGAAGCCCACTGGCTGGTGCGCCTGCCGCTGATGCTGTTCGGAGCAATGTCGCTGCAGAACAGCACCCTGATCTGGGCATCGCTGCACCGCGTGCACCACAAGAACGTGGACCACGTCGACCTTGATCCGTATTCGATCCGGCGCGGCTTCTGGTTCGCGCACATGGGCTGGATGCTGCGTGACTATCCCAGCGCCGAGCTGGACCTGTCGAATGTGCGGGATCTCGAAAAGGATCCTTTGCTCGCATTCCAGCACAAGCACTACCTTGGTCTGGCCCTGTTCATGAACATCGGCATGCCACTGCTGGTCGGTGCCGCCTTCGGCGATGCCTGGGGCTTCCTGCTGTTGGGCGGCCTGCTGCGCATCGTGCTGAACCATCACTTCACGTTCTTCATCAATTCCGCCGCGCACTGGTGGGGCCGCCGGCCGTACACCATCGAGAATTCGGCGCGTGACAACGACCTGATCTCGCTGGTGACCTTCGGCGAGGGCTATCACAACTATCACCACCTGTTTCAATGGGACTACCGCAACGGCATTCGCTGGTGGCAGTTCGATCCCACGAAATGGCTGATCTACGGCTGTTCGACGCTGGGGCTGGCCTGGAACCTCAAGCGCGTGCCGGAATTCCTGGTACAGCGCGCCATGCTGGAGCGACAGTTCGCCGAAGCCCGGCTGGACCTTGAAGGCTGCAACCACCATCCGACCCGTCTGCAGGCGCTGCAGACCCTGTTGCAACATGAGGTCGAAGCCTTCGGTGCGATCATGGGCGAATGGCGTTCGCTGCAGACCGATCGCTTCGAGGCGGCGCGCAAACAGATCGCGGATACCTGGGAGAACAGCGAAGTCCGCCGTCGTCTGGCGCATCTGGAAGAGTCCCTGCGCACGCAGCGCAAACGCGTCAGATTGTTGCGGCTTCAATCAGTATGAAGCTGTGGCGCCTGGATGGATGAAAAAAACGCCGGCGTCAAGCCGGCGTTTTTTGTGGGTGCGCTCTGGAACCCTCAGCGAATCTCGGCCACGAACTGCGCTTCCACTTCGTCGTCGATGGCAATGTCCATGTGATAAAGCCCCGGCGCGAACGGCATTTCGGTGCCATAGCGCGTGACCGGCTGTCCGAGCATTTCCGCCGCCAGCGGCTCGGCCGGAATCTCGAAGCCGGCACCCGGAGACGGCGACAGCCTGCGCGCGTCGATGTGGATCGAGCGCGGCGTCACGGCCTGAGCACCGCGAGTCACCATCGCCGAGACATGCCGCACCGGGCGCCCATCATCACTGGCGGCGTCTGTCGGCGCGATCAGCAGGTTGACCCCGAGTTCGGGAGCGCCTCGCTGTTTCGGGGCGCGGGCGGACGGCCGGGCCGGCGCGAACAGCGACAGCCCTTGTGCGTCGAGGTAATGACGCGGAATCCGTAAACGGAGCATGCCTGTGCCTCCGGTTGTCGTTATCGAAGCAGGGAAGACTCTCCTCCAAGCCTATCCCTGCCAGCTGAACCTGCACCGACCCGTCGTTGCCTACCGGAGTTCGGGTTCGGCCGATCCTCTCAGTATTTTACCGAACAGCCATACGGTCGCGTCTGTGCCTGGCTGACTGGCTTGCCGGCCATTGCCTCGTCCAGCGCCAGCTTGACGTAGGGCGTCGCCTTTTCGATGTCCTGCGGATTGGCGGATGGGATGCTGTCGATGCCGCCGGCGTAGATCAGCGTGCCCTTGGGATCGATGACGTACATGTGTGGCGTGGTCTTGGCGCCGTATTCGCGACCGACATTGCCGCCAGGATCGAGCAGCACCGCAGTCGGTGCGGCCTCACGTTCCACGGTCAGCGCATTGGCCTCGGCACCGCCGACATGGCCTTGTTCGCCGGGGGCGGAGGAGATGATCGACAGCCAGGCGACATCCTTGGCGGTGTATTCCTTCTGCAGGGACTGAATGTTGCCGCTGCCGTAGTGTTTGCGAACGAACGGGCAGCCGTCGTTGGTCCATTCCAGTACCACATACCGGCCTTCGAAACCGGAAAGGCTGCGGCTCGTGCCATTGCTGTCCGGCAGCGAGAAATCCGGGGCGGCCGCGCCGACATCGGCGACGGCCTGGGCGGCGCCGCTCGCGCTCAGAATCACGGCTGCCAGGACTAAGCGGAGCGTCTGATTGATGCTGTACATGATCCGGCTCCAAAAAATGTGCGGACTCAGGACGAGGCTGCACCGGCTTGCAGTGAATCGATGATGATGTCGGGGCTCAGCAGCTGCGGCAGCACTTCGGCTTCGCCACCGTTGCGGAACAGCAGGTACAGCGGCACGCCGCTGCGGCCGTAGCGTTCCAGCATCTCGGTGATCAGAGGATCGGACCGTGTCCAGTCCCCTTTGAGATAAACCACCGCGTCGCTGGCGAAGGCCTGTTTGACGCGACTGCTGGACAGCGCCACCCGTTCATTGACCTTGCAGGTGATGCACCAGTCCGCGGTGAAATTCACGAACACGGTCTGACCGGAATCGCGGGCGGCGCTGAGCCGCTCCGGGGAATAGGCCTGCCATTCGGCGTGCTGCTCGGCGCCGGCCTGGGACGGTGGCGACACCGTGCGCACCAGCGGATGCGCGAGCACCGCGATGGCACCAGCGGCCGCGGCCAGTTTGAATACCAGCGCCATCGGTCCGGGCCGATGCCACAGCCATGCGACGAAGGCGACCAGCACCAAACCGATTCCGGCCAGCGCCATGCCGCTGCGGTCGGTCAATCCACCGAGAACCCACAGCAGCCAGACCACCGTCAGATACAGCGGAAAGGCCATGAACTGCTTGAACGACTCCATCCATGCGCCGGGACGCGGCAGCAGGCGCGCGAGTGCCGGCACCAGTCCGATCAGCAGGAACGGCGAGGCCAGGCCCAGGCCCAGCGCCAGGAAGACGGTCAGCGCCATCGCCGGTGGCTGCGTCAAGGCGTAGCCCAGTGCCACGCCCATGAAGGGTGCCGAGCAGGGGCTGGCCACCACCACCGCCAGCACGCCGGTGAAGAACGAGCCGCGCAGGCCGCCACGCGTGGTCAGGGACTGACCCACGCCCATCCAGCGCGTCCCGAAGTGGACGAGGCCCGACAACGACAGCGCCATTGCGAAGAACAGGTAGGCCAGTGCCGCGACGAACAGCGGTTGCTGGAGCTGAAACCCCCAGCCGACGGCATCACCGCCGCCACGCAGTCCGAGCAGTACGCCGGCCAGTATCGCGAAGCAGATCAGGACGCCCCCGGTATAGGCCAGCGAGTGGCGTAGATGTCCGCCACGATCCTCATCTGATTCGAGCAGCGAAACCGCCTTGATCGACAGCACCGGGAATACGCAGGGCATCAGGTTCAGGACCAGGCCGCCGAGAAACGCGAAAACCAGGCCGGTGAAAAGGCCCAGGGTGCTGGCATCGATCGGTCTTGCGTCCGTGCCGTCGGGCACCGCCTCGCCTGCTGCACTGTGGCCGTTGATCGCGGCCTCGACCGGCGCAACGCTGCCCGGTGTGGCACGGATGCGATATGCGTGGGCCGGTTCGCCATCGTGGATCACCAGCACGCCTTCGATCGGTTGCGGCGCCTCGACGAAATAATCGCTGAGCGTCTGGCTCCAGCGCAGGGTGTCGCCGCCATCGCGGGCAAAGCGTTGCGGTGCCGCGTGGTTGACCAAGTCGTTGGCGAACGGAAAGAAATCGACCTCGGTGTCGGCGGCGACGGTGATGCCGTCCACGGCGACCGAGATGTCAGGGCCGCTCACCGTGAACCGGGCGGGCCAGTCCACGTCGACCGGCAACTGAGCGCGGGACTGCACGAAGAACGATGCCCAGATCGGATCGGGTGTATTGGCGTCCGAATGTGTTGGCACTTCCAGCGACAGTTCGGTATCGCCGGGGATGCAGATGTCGCGGCACACCAGCCAGCTGGCGCGGGCCTGAAGTTCCACCGGCTTGCCGGCCGGCCAGTCCGCCGGCAGCCGGATCGGCACCAGGTGCAGGGTTTCGCCGCTGTAACCGTAGTTGGTCAGCTCGCCGAGCGCTTCGCGGTGCGGATAGGGCCAGTGAATCTCCCCGGCGGACACGCCCTCCGGCAAGGTCCATTGCAGACGCGTTGCCAGGCCGGAGTCACCGGGGTTGCGCCAGTAGGTGTGCCATTCGGCATCGGGCCGCAGCCGCAGCGCCACCCAGAACTCCGAACCGCCCTCGGCTCCAGCATGGGCCGCATTGACCTCGGAGACCAGTTCGGCTTCGATATGGTCGAGAAGTACCGGCGCTGCCAGGGCCGGCGCGCAGGGCAGCGCCAGCATGGCAATGGTCAGTGCGCCGAGCAGGCGCGAGAAAGGAGTCATGTTCGTGCTTCGTCGAGGATGCATCAGTGACCGCGAAAGCGCGGTTAAGTTTCGCGAAAGTCTACCGGTTCAAGGTCGCTTGCAAGATGTCGCCCGGGGAGCCGTTCCCATTCCATGCCCGAACCGGTATTTCCTGGGGCTGGCGGCCCTGTGTCTGGTCGTGGCGCTGCCAGCGCCGACGATGGCCGCAGACAGCCTGCGTTGCGGCTCGCGCATCGTCTCCACTGGCGCGCGTGCGCTCGAAGTCGAGGCGGTCTGCGGCGAGCCGGACTATCGCGACGTCTGGAGCTATCAAGTGCGGGGTCGGATCGTTGCCGACGATGAGGAGTGGACCTACAACTTCGGCGCCAACCAATTGCTGCGGATTCTTCATTTCTCGAACGGTCGCCTGAGCCGCATCGACAGCGACGGCTACGGTTTCTCGACGCGCCGAGGCGCCAACTGCCAACCTGCCGAAATCGTCGAGGGCGTGTCCAAATACCGTCTGCTCGCGCGCTGCGGCGAGCCGGATGCGCAGGCGGCGACGCTGTTGCTGGCCCCGTCACGCGAGCATCGCTATCACCACGCCTATCCAGGCGGCCCGCGTGACTGGACCGTGCGGCAGGTTTATCGCGAGCGCTGGCTTTACGATTTCGGCTCCAGTTACCTGCAACGCGAGGTCACGCTGGAGAATGGGCGGGTGACGGACGTGCAGAACGGTCAGCGCGGTTTTCTCAACTGAGCGGGTCGGGGCTTCCGACACGCATTGCCGCGCACTGCGATAATCGGTCGACTACCTACTGATACGGTTCTGCATTTATGCCTGCATCGGGTTTCACCCTGTTCCTGACCGGATTGCCGGGTGCCGGCAAGTCCACTGTGGCGGCAGCGTTGCAGAAGCATCTCGAGCGCGAATGCGTACGCAGTTCGACGATACTCGACGGCGATGTGGTGCGTGAAATGCTGTCGTCCGGCTTGACCTTCACCCGCGCCGATCGCGAACTGAATGTGCGCCGGATCGGCTATGTTGCCACCGAAGTCACACGTCACGGCGGCATCTGCATCTGTGCAGTGATCGCGCCTTATCGCGGCGCCCGCGAGGACGCCCGCGAGCGTGTGCGTCGGGTGGGCCATTTCTACGAAATTCACATGTCGACGCCGCCGCAGGTCTGCGAGGCGCGCGACCCCAAGGGACTCTATCGACGCGCGCGACGCGGCGAGATCAAGGGCTTCACCGGCGTCGACGATCCGTACGAGGCGCCACTGAGTCCGCAGGCCTCGATCGATACCAGCCGGCTGACGGTGGACGAGGCGGTGCACTGCATCCTGCGTCTGCCGCGCCTCGACGGACTGCTTTGAAGGAACTCAAACATGAAGAACGCCAACCGCGACTACGACATCATCCTGTTCGGTGCCACCGGATTCACCGGCCGCCTCACGGCCGAATACCTGGCGCGCGAGGGCGGCAAGGACCTGCGCTGGGCGCTGGCGGGGCGCAATCCGGCCAAGCTGGCCGCGGTGCGCGAATCGCTGGCGGCGATCGATCCCTTGTGCGCCGAGCTGCCGCTGCTGGATGCCGACATCGGCGATGCGGACGGCATGCGCGCGCTGGCCGAATCGGCGCGCGTGATCATCACCACGGTGGGCCCGTACATCCTCTACGGCGAAACCCTGGTGGCGGCCTGCGCCGAAGCCGGGACCGACTATGTGGACCTTACCGGCGAACCGGAATTCGTCGACACCATGTGGCTGCGCTACCAGGACACCGCGCTCAAGTCCGGCGCGCGGCTGGTGCACTGCTGCGGATTCGACAGCATTCCGCATGACCTCGGCGCCTATTACACCGTGCAGCAATTGCCGCCAGATGTGCCACTGACGGTGCGCGGCTACGTGCGCGCCGGCGGCACCTTCTCCAGCGGCACCTATCATTCGGCGATTCATGCCTTCTCGCGCATGCGCGACTATTCCAAGGTACGGCAGGCGCGTGTGGCGCGTGAGCACGATCCCGAGTCCAGACGCCGTGTCGGCGATGCTGGCGGCGGCGTGCAGTTCAATCACGAACTCGATACCTGGGTGGTACCGTTTCCGTCCGTGGACCCGCAGATTGTGAAGCGATCGGCGCGTGCGCTGGACAGCTACGGGCCGGACTTTCGCTACGCGCATTTCGTGCAGGTCAAGAAACTGCACTCCGTCGCTGCGCTGATCGGTGGGGCGGGCGCATTGTTCGTCGCCGCGCAGTTCGGACCGAGCCGCGACTGGCTGCTGTCCAAGCGAAAATCCGGAGACGGCCCTTCGCCCGAGCAGCGCGCCCAAGGCTGGTTTCGCGTGCGCTTTTTTGGCGAAGCCAAGGACGCGGCGAAGACGCGCGTCGTGGTGGACGTGCGCGGCGGCGATCCCGGTTATGGCGAAACTTCGAAAATGCTCGCCGAATCGGCCTTGTGCCTCGCGTTCGACGAGCTTCCCGAACGCGCGGGTCAGCTCACCACGGCCGCTGCGATGGGGGATGCGCTGATCGTTCGCCTGCAGCGTGCCGGGATCAGCTTCGAAGTCGTCTCCAGCGAAAGCAAGGTGGTCGCATGAGTCCACGCACGATATTGACGCTGGCCGCCGCGCTCGGTGCGCTGGCGGTCATCGTCGGCGCCTTCGGCGCCCATGCCCTGCGCACGCGCTTGGAGCCGGACATGCTCGCAATCTGGCGTACCGGCGTCGAATATCAGTTCTATCATGTGTTCGCGCTGCTGGCCGTGGGGCTGTTTGCCGCACAGCGCCCGTCGACCTTGCTGAGCGTGGCGGCCTGCCTGTTCATTGCCGGAATCGTGGTCTTCTCAGGCAGTCTTTACGCGCTTGCGCTGTCCGGTATTCGCGTGCTCGGTGCGGTCACGCCATTCGGCGGTCTGGCGATGATTGCCGGCTGGACCTGTCTGGCGTTCGCCGCCTGGCGGCAGTGATTCGTCGTCCACACGATTGGTAGCGCCGACACAAAACCACGGACGCATGGACCGCAACACTGCGTCCGCATACGGTTCTAATGCGTAGGTGTACTTGAAACCCGAAGAGGACGCATCATGGATCGCAGAAATTTCCTGGGAGTCCTCGGCGCGGGCTTTATCGTCGGTATTGCCCCGGCCCGCGCTGACGACACTTCCCAAGCCGCAACCCGGAGGACCGGCGACATGACGCCCATAGACAAACCCAAGGCCGAGTGGAAACAGCTGCTTGAGCCCGAGCGTTACGAGGTACTTTTCAAGGAAGCCACCGAGCGCGCCGGCACCAGCCCGCTGAACAAGGAAAAGCGTGACGGCACCTTCATCTGCGCCGCCTGCTATCTGCCGCTGTTCGACGCCCGCTTCAAGTTCGAAAGCGGCACCGGTTGGCCCAGCTTCTACGACACGCTGCCGGATGCGGTGGACACCAAGCGCGATTTCAGGCTGGTGTGGCCGCGCACCGAATACCACTGCGCGCGCTGTGGTGGGCATCAGGGTCACGTGTTCGAAGACGGCCCCAAACCTACCGGGCTGCGTTACTGCAACAACGGTCTGGCCTTGCAGTTCGTGCCGGACGGCGAGACGCTGCCGGACCTGCGCTCATGAACCTGCGCCCGGGCCGGGCGCGCCGCTTCGCCGGCATTGCCCTGGCGAGCCTGGCAATGACGCTGATGGCGGTGCCGGGCATCGCCAAGGAGGCGACAGCGACCGCGATCTTTGCCGGCGGCTGCTTTTGGTGCACGGAGTCGGACTTCGAGAAGCTCGATGGCGTGGTCGAGGCAGTGTCCGGTTACATTGGCGGTGACGTCAGGAATCCGGATTACAAGCAGGTGAGCGCCGGTGCAACCGGGCACGCCGAGGCGGTGCGTGTGAGCTATCACCCCGACGAAATCCGCTATTCGGAACTGGTGCAGCATTTCTGGCGGACCATCGACCCCACGGTCAAGGATCAGCAGTTCTGCGATCACGGTCGTCAGTACCGCAGCGCGATCTTCTATGAGGACGCCGAGCAGAAGCAGATCGCCGAGGACAGTCTCAAGGCGCTGCAGGCCAGTGGTCGTTTCGAACGCATCGAAACCGAGATCAGCCAGGCCGGGCCGTTCTACGAGGCGGAGGACCATCACCAGGATTACTACAAGAAAAACCCGGTTCGCTACAAGTTCTACCGCTGGAACTGCGGACGCGATCAGCGCCTTGAGGAAATCTGGGGCGAGCCGTAGTCATGTCCTGCTTGTAACGGCCATGCCGCCAAGCGGCACTCCGCAGAATGAATCGGCCTGCGGCATGGCCGTTCCCCCTCACCCACCGCTCTTCCGCAAGCGGGCGAGGGTAGGTCGGCGTCACGCGGCACGCGTCTTCGCAACTTGTTACGCTGTCGTGAACGCTGCGACGCGCCGTGCGCCGCCCGATGACGTCATGACCAAAGTCCTACTCGCATCCAAGTCGCCACGCCGACAGGCGTTGTTGCGCCAGCTCGGCGTGGACTTTGCCGTTCTCGACGTGGATGTTCCGGAAGTGCCGCGCCCGGGCCAGCCTCCGATCGAGTACGCGGTGTCCGTCGCCGCCGCCAAGGCGCGCGCCGGCGCCATTCGTGCCGGCGCCGAATCGGTGGTGCTGGGGGCGGATACCGATGTCTCGGTCGACGGCGAGATTCTCGGCAAACCGCAAGATGCCGGGCACGCCGCGCAAATGCTGCTGCGGCTGTCGGCGCGCGAGCATCAGGTGTGCAGCGCCGTCGCGATTGTGCACGGCGGCGAGCTGCGCACCGCGCTGTCCGTCACCACCGTCGAGTTCGGTCCGATTTCCGAGGCAGCGGCGATGGCCTATGCCGAAACCGGCGAACCGCTCGGCAAGGCCGGTGCCTATGCGATTCAGGGCTATGCCGCGCGTTGGATACGCTCGATCAAGGGCAGCTACAGTGGCGTGGTGGGTCTGCCGCTGTTCGAGACCGCCGCGCTGCTGGATGCCCTGACCCTTACCGCTCAGCCTCCGACTACGCCCCCGAATTCGCCGTGAGTACCG is a window of Banduia mediterranea DNA encoding:
- a CDS encoding acyl-CoA desaturase; translated protein: MTDVVRGFANSPLNWPAIIMFGLTHGLVLTLLPWYALTHDFSLAAWIGAAFFMGATGMSITAGYHRLWSHRAYEAHWLVRLPLMLFGAMSLQNSTLIWASLHRVHHKNVDHVDLDPYSIRRGFWFAHMGWMLRDYPSAELDLSNVRDLEKDPLLAFQHKHYLGLALFMNIGMPLLVGAAFGDAWGFLLLGGLLRIVLNHHFTFFINSAAHWWGRRPYTIENSARDNDLISLVTFGEGYHNYHHLFQWDYRNGIRWWQFDPTKWLIYGCSTLGLAWNLKRVPEFLVQRAMLERQFAEARLDLEGCNHHPTRLQALQTLLQHEVEAFGAIMGEWRSLQTDRFEAARKQIADTWENSEVRRRLAHLEESLRTQRKRVRLLRLQSV
- a CDS encoding thioredoxin family protein translates to MYSINQTLRLVLAAVILSASGAAQAVADVGAAAPDFSLPDSNGTSRSLSGFEGRYVVLEWTNDGCPFVRKHYGSGNIQSLQKEYTAKDVAWLSIISSAPGEQGHVGGAEANALTVEREAAPTAVLLDPGGNVGREYGAKTTPHMYVIDPKGTLIYAGGIDSIPSANPQDIEKATPYVKLALDEAMAGKPVSQAQTRPYGCSVKY
- a CDS encoding protein-disulfide reductase DsbD family protein encodes the protein MTPFSRLLGALTIAMLALPCAPALAAPVLLDHIEAELVSEVNAAHAGAEGGSEFWVALRLRPDAEWHTYWRNPGDSGLATRLQWTLPEGVSAGEIHWPYPHREALGELTNYGYSGETLHLVPIRLPADWPAGKPVELQARASWLVCRDICIPGDTELSLEVPTHSDANTPDPIWASFFVQSRAQLPVDVDWPARFTVSGPDISVAVDGITVAADTEVDFFPFANDLVNHAAPQRFARDGGDTLRWSQTLSDYFVEAPQPIEGVLVIHDGEPAHAYRIRATPGSVAPVEAAINGHSAAGEAVPDGTDARPIDASTLGLFTGLVFAFLGGLVLNLMPCVFPVLSIKAVSLLESDEDRGGHLRHSLAYTGGVLICFAILAGVLLGLRGGGDAVGWGFQLQQPLFVAALAYLFFAMALSLSGLVHFGTRWMGVGQSLTTRGGLRGSFFTGVLAVVVASPCSAPFMGVALGYALTQPPAMALTVFLALGLGLASPFLLIGLVPALARLLPRPGAWMESFKQFMAFPLYLTVVWLLWVLGGLTDRSGMALAGIGLVLVAFVAWLWHRPGPMALVFKLAAAAGAIAVLAHPLVRTVSPPSQAGAEQHAEWQAYSPERLSAARDSGQTVFVNFTADWCITCKVNERVALSSSRVKQAFASDAVVYLKGDWTRSDPLITEMLERYGRSGVPLYLLFRNGGEAEVLPQLLSPDIIIDSLQAGAASS
- a CDS encoding DUF2845 domain-containing protein → MAADSLRCGSRIVSTGARALEVEAVCGEPDYRDVWSYQVRGRIVADDEEWTYNFGANQLLRILHFSNGRLSRIDSDGYGFSTRRGANCQPAEIVEGVSKYRLLARCGEPDAQAATLLLAPSREHRYHHAYPGGPRDWTVRQVYRERWLYDFGSSYLQREVTLENGRVTDVQNGQRGFLN
- the cysC gene encoding adenylyl-sulfate kinase encodes the protein MPASGFTLFLTGLPGAGKSTVAAALQKHLERECVRSSTILDGDVVREMLSSGLTFTRADRELNVRRIGYVATEVTRHGGICICAVIAPYRGAREDARERVRRVGHFYEIHMSTPPQVCEARDPKGLYRRARRGEIKGFTGVDDPYEAPLSPQASIDTSRLTVDEAVHCILRLPRLDGLL
- a CDS encoding saccharopine dehydrogenase family protein — protein: MKNANRDYDIILFGATGFTGRLTAEYLAREGGKDLRWALAGRNPAKLAAVRESLAAIDPLCAELPLLDADIGDADGMRALAESARVIITTVGPYILYGETLVAACAEAGTDYVDLTGEPEFVDTMWLRYQDTALKSGARLVHCCGFDSIPHDLGAYYTVQQLPPDVPLTVRGYVRAGGTFSSGTYHSAIHAFSRMRDYSKVRQARVAREHDPESRRRVGDAGGGVQFNHELDTWVVPFPSVDPQIVKRSARALDSYGPDFRYAHFVQVKKLHSVAALIGGAGALFVAAQFGPSRDWLLSKRKSGDGPSPEQRAQGWFRVRFFGEAKDAAKTRVVVDVRGGDPGYGETSKMLAESALCLAFDELPERAGQLTTAAAMGDALIVRLQRAGISFEVVSSESKVVA
- a CDS encoding DUF423 domain-containing protein, which produces MSPRTILTLAAALGALAVIVGAFGAHALRTRLEPDMLAIWRTGVEYQFYHVFALLAVGLFAAQRPSTLLSVAACLFIAGIVVFSGSLYALALSGIRVLGAVTPFGGLAMIAGWTCLAFAAWRQ
- the msrB gene encoding peptide-methionine (R)-S-oxide reductase MsrB; translation: MDRRNFLGVLGAGFIVGIAPARADDTSQAATRRTGDMTPIDKPKAEWKQLLEPERYEVLFKEATERAGTSPLNKEKRDGTFICAACYLPLFDARFKFESGTGWPSFYDTLPDAVDTKRDFRLVWPRTEYHCARCGGHQGHVFEDGPKPTGLRYCNNGLALQFVPDGETLPDLRS
- the msrA gene encoding peptide-methionine (S)-S-oxide reductase MsrA, with amino-acid sequence MNLRPGRARRFAGIALASLAMTLMAVPGIAKEATATAIFAGGCFWCTESDFEKLDGVVEAVSGYIGGDVRNPDYKQVSAGATGHAEAVRVSYHPDEIRYSELVQHFWRTIDPTVKDQQFCDHGRQYRSAIFYEDAEQKQIAEDSLKALQASGRFERIETEISQAGPFYEAEDHHQDYYKKNPVRYKFYRWNCGRDQRLEEIWGEP
- a CDS encoding Maf family protein, translating into MTKVLLASKSPRRQALLRQLGVDFAVLDVDVPEVPRPGQPPIEYAVSVAAAKARAGAIRAGAESVVLGADTDVSVDGEILGKPQDAGHAAQMLLRLSAREHQVCSAVAIVHGGELRTALSVTTVEFGPISEAAAMAYAETGEPLGKAGAYAIQGYAARWIRSIKGSYSGVVGLPLFETAALLDALTLTAQPPTTPPNSP